GGTCGCTCACGCCGCGCCCGATGTATCCCGCCGACGGCCGGAAGATTTTCGACATCTACACGCACCCGGCCTCCATCCGCACCGACATCAAGCAGGATCTTGGCGAGTTCCCCTTCCCTTCTTTCTGGGGCCCGATCGCCGGGATCAAATCGTCGCAATGGATCGCCGAGTCCGCCAAATGGGTTGAGCGCCGGCACCAGCCAACGTTGAACCTGATCTACCTGCCGCATCTCGATTACAACCTGCAACGCCTCGGCCCGAATCATCCCGACATCCAGCAGGACATCGCGGCGATTGATGCCGTCGTGGGCGATTTGATTTCGTTCTTTGCGAAGCAATCCGTCGAAGTCGTGTTGCTTTCCGAATACGGCATCAGCGAGGTGAACCGGCCAATCCATCTCAACCGCCTCTTCCGCGACAAGGGCTGGATTGCAATCCGCGAGGAACTTGGCTTGGAACTGCTCGACTGCGGCGCGAGCCGCGTGTTCGCCGTCGCCGACCATCAAGTCGCTCACATCTATTTGAACGATCCGGCGCTCGCAAGCGAAGTGCGTGCACTCGTCGAGAAGCAACCCGGTGTGGAAAAGATTTTAGGCGCGCAAGAAAAACTGGCCGCCGGCATCGCGCATCCGCGCGCGGGCGATTTGATCGCGGTTTCCGACGCGCGTAGTTGGTTCACCTACTACTACTGGCTCGACGACCGGCGCGCGCCCGACTTCGCGCGCTGCGTGGACATCCATCGCAAGCCCGGCTACGACCCGGTGGAACTGTTCGTGGACCCGGCGCTGGCGTTCCCGAAGTTGAAAATCGCCGCCACGCTGCTGCGCAAGAAGCTCGGTTTCCGCATGCTGATGAACGTCATCCCGCTCGACGCGACACTGGTGAGAGGCTCGCACGGCCGCATCCCCGACTCGGCGGAACATCCGTTGTTCATTACCGGCAATGCCGCGGTCCGCCTGCCGGATGTTCTCCCGGCGACCGCGGTGGCCGGACAGTTGAAAGCGCAGCTTGGTTCAACGGCTGCCTGAGGCAGGCAGGCTACTTGGATTCGAACTTCATGGTCATGTCCATGTTCATTTCCATCGACTGCTTTTTGCCGCCGGCGTTCATGCTCATGGCCATTTCCGTGTGGCCGTCCACCGCGGCGGACGCGGGCATGAGCTTGGACAAATTGAGCGTGGTCGTGCCGGTGCCTTTGGTTTCCATTTTGCCAATATCCACGTTCAAGCCCGGCATGGCGGGATTCTGCATCTTTTGATTCGCGGCATGCTGGATCACGGTCGTGTTCAGGGTGACCTGGTCGCCGTCCAACGCGGTGATTTCGTAGGTCTCCGTCTGGTCAACATTGAGTCCCTGAGTCTTGACCTTGCGTTTGACCTCCCATTTGCCACCGACGCCGACGGGCTCTTCTGGCAGGGAAACTTGGGACATGGCGGTTTTGGTCTGGTCCATCACTTGTCGCAACTGAGGATTGGCGCCCGCGGGCAGTTTGAAATTGACGTCCTTGGCCAGGCCGCGCTCGGTTGTGACACCGCTGACCGACAAACCCTTGATCTGCGCCAGGGCGGTGTTGATCGCTTCGTTCATCTGCGGCGAAGCCCCGGCTTCTTCAACCGCCCCGGCGTCACTGAAGGTCGCCTCGTAAGCGATGTCGCCGGCGGCCGAAACGTCCTTCACGAGAATGTCCATCACCATGTGCATCGGCGGCATTTTCACTTCAGGTGTGGGGACGCCTTGGGCCGCCATCGTCATGGCCATGTTGATGGTCATATTCATGGTCTGCTGATCACCGGCCTTGGGGTGCAGGCGCAACGCCTTGCGAGGCTCGGCCCCCGCGGCAAGCAGTTTGAACTCCGTGGCGCGGGGCGTCGCCACGGGTTTGGCCGGGGCCGTCGTTGCGGCGGGCGCAGAACTTTCCGCCGGTGCCGTCGCAGCGGTGGGCGGCGTCAACCGGCCGGCCACGTAGCCCAGCCGGTAGTTGATGACCCGCGGCCGCCAGGTGGGATTGTCCCGCTGAAACGCGAGCAATTCCTTCTGGACGTCCAGATACTTGGCGTGCGCGGCATTCGTCTTCCCTTGGGCCTGCAAATTGTCGGCCTGCTCCATGACAAAGTAGATGCGCAGATAGACTTCGTCCGGACTTTCCACAGCCTGGCTGGGCAGGCGCCCGCCCAGCCAGACGAGCGCAACCAGAATACAGGCCGGCCTCAGGAAGCGGCCCGGGTTCAACAAGTAGGAAAGTTCAAATGAGCGGGCGACATTCTGAGGGGCTTTCATGCTGCGCACGGTAAACGCCGGGCCGGAGCCGTCAAACAAAAAGGAAACCGCGGCTCCGGGACGTTGCTGACAAAAATTGTCGGATTCCACCCGGCGGCAGCGACAAGCTTACGAACATGGACACGACTGAAGCCGCCGACGACCAGCAATTGCTCCGACGCTATGTCGCGGAGCAATCCGGGGATGGTGGTCATGTCCCGACTCTAATCAACCGTTAGCCAGGGCCATGAACCGCACCAGGACGGCGCGACGCAATTCATCCGCGTTAATGTTGGCTTAAGGTGCCTTGTTGCAGGGTGGGACCATGAAAGCCAACCTCATTCCCCACCCCCTCCTGCTGGCTGCGGCCGTTGTCCTCACTCATTTCTCCACTCCGGTGGCGGCGGCCACGGCCGTCGTCGCCGGAGCGGAGACGAATGCCACGTTGAGTCTGGTCCCTGCGAGCGCGCAGGCCGTGCGGCTGAATCTCACGAACGCAGCCAACCTGGCCTGGACCGTTGAGCAATCGAGCGACCTGATCAACTGGTTCGAGGTCGAACGCGTGAAGCCGTTCAACGGGGTGTATCATCGTGCCTACCCAAGCGCGGCCGGGGCTGCGGTATTCTACCGGGCCTTTTATGATCCGGCGCGCCAGGACATCGTCAGTTTCACAACCAACGCGCTCGTTTTGCCGGCGGTGCCGTTCAATTATGCGGCGCCCGTCTTGCCCGCGAGTTTCCTGGTCAACCCCGTCCTCGCGCAGGACACGACGCCACCGAACAACCCGACCACGGATGCCGGCGCAACGTTGGGCCGTGTGCTGTTCTACGACAAGCGCCTCTCGACCAACCAGACCATTGCGTGTGCATCGTGCCATCAACCCGCGCACGGATTTTCGGATCCGCGCCGGTTCAGCGTCGGCTGGGATGACAGCGCGGGAACGCGCAACGCGATGGGATTGACGCATGCGCGCTGGTATTTGCGCCGGCACTTCTTCTGGGATGAACGCGCCAACACGCTGGAAGACCAGGTGCTGCAACCGATCCAAAATCCGATTGAAATGGGCATGACGCTGGCCGCCCTGACCAACCGGCTCGCGGCGGAACCGTTTTACACCAACCTCTTCACGCAGGCGTTTGGTTCGCCGGACGTGACAACCAACCGCATTTCCCGCGCGCTGGCCCAATTCGTCCGCTCCATCGTCGCGGTTCAATCCAAATACGACGCCGGCGTGACAAACAATTTTGCCGACTTCAACCCACAGGAGAATCTGGGGCGCCAGATCTTCTTCGGCCAGGTTGGCAATCCGCCGGCCACGTGCGCGGCCTGCCACGGCACGGACAACT
The sequence above is drawn from the Verrucomicrobiia bacterium genome and encodes:
- a CDS encoding nucleotide pyrophosphatase/phosphodiesterase family protein, giving the protein MKRLAVINVVGLTQAVLDASTQMRAFAAKGTRAAVVPAFPAVTCTAQSTYLTGLTPTQHGIVGNGWYDRTLSEVQFWKQSNKLVAGAKIWEDLRREIPGFTCAKVFWWHNMYSTADWSLTPRPMYPADGRKIFDIYTHPASIRTDIKQDLGEFPFPSFWGPIAGIKSSQWIAESAKWVERRHQPTLNLIYLPHLDYNLQRLGPNHPDIQQDIAAIDAVVGDLISFFAKQSVEVVLLSEYGISEVNRPIHLNRLFRDKGWIAIREELGLELLDCGASRVFAVADHQVAHIYLNDPALASEVRALVEKQPGVEKILGAQEKLAAGIAHPRAGDLIAVSDARSWFTYYYWLDDRRAPDFARCVDIHRKPGYDPVELFVDPALAFPKLKIAATLLRKKLGFRMLMNVIPLDATLVRGSHGRIPDSAEHPLFITGNAAVRLPDVLPATAVAGQLKAQLGSTAA
- a CDS encoding cytochrome c peroxidase; amino-acid sequence: MKANLIPHPLLLAAAVVLTHFSTPVAAATAVVAGAETNATLSLVPASAQAVRLNLTNAANLAWTVEQSSDLINWFEVERVKPFNGVYHRAYPSAAGAAVFYRAFYDPARQDIVSFTTNALVLPAVPFNYAAPVLPASFLVNPVLAQDTTPPNNPTTDAGATLGRVLFYDKRLSTNQTIACASCHQPAHGFSDPRRFSVGWDDSAGTRNAMGLTHARWYLRRHFFWDERANTLEDQVLQPIQNPIEMGMTLAALTNRLAAEPFYTNLFTQAFGSPDVTTNRISRALAQFVRSIVAVQSKYDAGVTNNFADFNPQENLGRQIFFGQVGNPPATCAACHGTDNFTAGAALNNNGLELPYVDPGVGGITGNPANLGKFKAPSLRNIALTAPYMHDGRFTNLEQVVDFYDSGVVDNPNLSPPLRNPDGTVRRLHLTPQQKSALVTFLKTLTDPNLATDPKLSDPFNYGD